DNA sequence from the Devosia lacusdianchii genome:
GGCTGAGGCCCCCAAGCCAGCCGCAGCGCCTGCGCCGGCCGCGACCAACAGCAATACTGGCTCCAGCGCGCCAGCCAAGGTTGCGCCCGCGCCGGCGAAGGCCGAGGGTGGCAAGGTGTTTGCTTCGCCGCTGGCCCGTCGTCTGGCAAAGGATGCCGGGATCGACGTTTCCGCGATTTCCGGCTCCGGCCCCAAGGGGCGCGTGGTCAAGTCCGACGTCGAAGCCGCCAAATCCGGCAAGACCCCGCTCAAGGCGGCGGCGCCAGCGGCGGCCGCTGCATCCGTTGCTGGCGGTGTGGCCGCTGCAGGCATGACCAAGGCCCAGGTGCTGGCGCTCTACCCCGAAGGCTCTTACGAGCTCGTGCCGAACGATGGCATGCGCAAGGTGGTGGCAGCACGCCTCACCGAGTCCAAGCAGACCGTGCCCCATTTCTACCTGACGCTCGATTGCAAGATCGATGCGCTGCTGGCCGCCCGGGAGCAGATTAATGCTCAGGCCCCCAAGGGCAAGGACGGTAAGCCGAGCTACAAGCTTTCGGTCAATGACTTCGTGATGAAGGCCTGGGCCGTGGCGCTGCAGCGCGTACCGACGGCCAACGCCACCTGGGCCGGTGACTCGATCCTCTACCACAAGCGCAGCGACGTTGCGGTTGCCGTGGCGGTGCCGGGGGGCCTGTTCACCCCGGTGGTCAAGTCCTGCGATACCAAGACGCTTCGGGAAATCTCCGAAGAGGTCAAGGATCTCGCCGGCCGCGCCCGCAACAAGAAGCTGGCGCCGCATGAATACCAGGGCGGGGCCTCCTCCGTATCCAACCTGGGCATGTTCGGCATTCGCGAATTCGCCGCCGTCATCAACCCGCCGCATGGCACCATCCTGGCCGTCGGCGTGGGTGAAGAACGCGTCTATGCCGAAGCCGGTCAGGTCAAGATCGCCAATTTCATGACCTGCACGCTGTCCTGCGACCATCGCGCTGTCGATGGTGCGCTGGGTGCGGAAGTGCTCGGCGTATTCAAGGGGCTGATCGAAAACCCAGTGATGATGCTGGCCTAAGGGGCAGGACGGATGAAAACCATTCTCGCCTTTGGCGACAGCCTCACCTACGGCGCCAATCCCATGCCGGGCGGTCCTCGTCACGCCTATGAGGACCGCTGGCCGACCCGACTCGAGGCCGGGTTGGGCGGCGCGGCTCGGGTGATTGCCGAAGGTCTCGGCGGTCGCACGACAGCCTCGGACGACTGGTACGCCGCCGCTGACCGCAATGGCGCGCGCATCCTGCCAACTCTGCTCGAAAGCCATAGCCCGCTTGATCTTGTTATCATCATGCTGGGCACCAATGATCTCAAACCGGCCATTTGTGGTTCGGCGCTTGAGGCCTCGTTCGGCATGCGGCGCCTTGTGCAGATCATCCGTGGCCACTATGCCGGCAAAGGCGAAACCGCGCCACAGATCATCCTCGTAGCGCCGCCACTGATCTGCGACACCGAGAATGCCGACATGATCGGCCATTTCGGCGGCATTCAGCATGCCATCGATCAATCCGGCCAGTTCGCCGTGCACTATGCGCGGCGCGCGCAGGAGTGGAATACCGGCTTCTTCGACGCTTCGACGGTAGCCAGGGCCGACCCTCTCGATGGGGTTCACCTCGACGCTGCCAATACAAGTGCGATCGGCGAGGGGCTCGTGCCGGTCGTCAAATCCATGCTGGGCATTTAGCCCGCTCAATCGACTATTCTGGAGGCCCAAATGGCTGACCAATACGATCTTCTCGTCATCGGCGCCGGCCCCGGCGGCTATGTTGCCGCTATCCGCGGCGCGCAGCTCGGCATGAAGGTGGGCATTATCGAGCGCGAGCACATGGCTGGCATCTGCTCCAACTGGGGCTGTATCCCCACCAAGGCGCTGCTGCGCTCGGCCGAGATCTACGGCCATATGAGCCACGCCAAGGATTACGGCCTGACCGTCGAGAAGTTCGGCGTCGATATCGACGGCGTGGTGAAGCGCTCGCGTGCCATCGCGGCGCAGATGAACAATGGCGTCCAGTTCCTCATGAAGAAGAACAAGGTCGATATCATCTGGGGCGAAGCCGTCATTACCAAGCCAGGTGAGGTCAAGGTCGCGCCGACCAAGAAGGCAATCGTGCAGCCGCAGGGTCCGGTGCCGAAAAACGCTTTGGGCGAAGGCACTTACAAGGCCAAACACATCATCATCGCCACCGGCGCCCGCCCGCGCGTGCTGCCGGGCATCGAGCCCGATGGTGACAAGATCTGGACCTATTTCGAGGCCATGAAGCCTGCCACCATGCCGAAGTCGCTGGTGGTGATGGGTTCGGGCGCCATCGGGGTCGAGTTTGCCTCGTTCTACCGCTCGATGGGCGCTGAGGTGACCATCATCGAACTGCTTCCGCAGATTATGCCGGTGGAAGATGCGGAAATCGCGGGCCTGGCCCGCAAGCGTCTCGAGAAGCGAGGCATCAAGGTTTTGACCGACGCCAAGGTCGAGAAAGTCGAGAAGAATGCTGGCGGCGTGCTTGCACATGTCTTGCAGAAAGATGGCAGCAAGCTGCAGGTTACCGGCGACAAGCTGATCTCTGCGGTCGGCGTGCAGTGCAATATCGAGGGCCTTGGGCTGGAGACGGTGGGGGTGAAGACCGAGCGCGGCGCCATCGTCATCGATGGTTATGGCAAGACCAATGTCGACGGCATCTGGGCTATCGGCGACGTCGCCGGACCGCCGATGCTGGCCCACAAGGCCGAGCACGAGGCGGTCATAACGGTCGAGAAGATCGCGGGTCTCAAGGTGCACGGCCTCGACAAGACCAAAGTGCCCGGCTGCACTTACTGCGAGCCGCAGGTAGCCAGTGTCGGGCTGACCGAGGCCAAGGCCAAGGAGGCCGGTCGCGAAATCAAGGTTGGCCGCTTCCCATTCGTCGGCAATGGTAAGGCGATTGCGCTGGGCGAACCCGATGGCCTGGTCAAGACCATCTTCGACGCCAAGACGGGTGAGTTGCTGGGGGCGCACATGGTCGGCGCTGAAGTGACGGAACTGATCCAGGGGTTCGTCATCGCGATGAACCTCGAAACGACAGAGGAAGAGCTGATCCACACGATCTTCCCGCATCCGACATTGAGCGAAACGATGAAGGAAAGCGTGTTGGATGCATATGGTCGCGCCCTGAATATCTAAGGCGCAACCAGGAGCGCTTGATGGAAATCCTGATACTGTTGCTCGTCCTCATCATCGGCGCTGGAGTTGGCCGGTTCTCGAACATCATGCTCGGCCGGCCAGACGACAACCCGGTGGAGAATGTCGTTCTTGGACTAGTTGGTATCGTCCTTTATGGCGTCGGTGTCTGGGTTTTGTCGCTGCTGAACATAGGACTGCCCGACATGACCTTCATCCATCTGGCGGGAGCAACTGCCTCTGCATTCCTCGCAGTCGTCGTTGCAGAGGTCATCCGGGGGCAATAAGCGGGACACGAACAAGGAGTTATCCACATGGTCAAGGCGATCCAAGTCGGCCTCGGACACTGGGGGTTTAGCTGGACTAAGGAAGTTATCCCCAAAGTTCCCAACATTCACATGGTGGGCTATGTGGATAGCAACCCGGATGCCATCAAGCGGGTGCAGAGCGAGCTCGGCATCGACGAGAAGCGCTGCTTCCTGAGTCTCGAAGAGGCCGCCAAGGGTGTCGAAGCCGACCTGGCCATCTGCACGCTGCGTACCGAGGCACACTATCCGGTGGTCAAGCGCTGCCTGGAGCTTGGCTTCAACGTCATCGTCGAAAAGCCCTTCGCCTCGACCATCGCCCAGGCCAAGGAACTCGTTGCCCTGGCCAAGGCCAGCGGCCGCGTGCTGATGGTCAGCCAGAACTACCGCTTTCAGCCGGCGCCGATCGCGGCAGCCGAATTGATCGGCGCGCAGAAATTCGGGCCGGTGAACCTGGTGTCGATCGATTTCCGCCGCCACGCGCCGAGCCAGGGCTATCGCTATTGGGACATGCCCGATCCGCTGCTGGCGGATATGTCGATTCACCATTTCGACCTGATGCGCATGGTGTTGGGCGACGAGCCCAAGCGCGTGTCGTGCCGCACCTGGAATCCGGATTCGAGTCCCTTCGGCCACCACCCGATCGGCGTTGCCACTCTTGAATTCGAGAAGGGCACTATCGTGTCCTATCGGGGCTCATGGATGAGCAGTGGTCCGGTAACGCCGTGGTCAGGCGAATGGACGATGGATTGCTCGGAAGGCGAGATCATCTGGAGCTCGCGCGACCATTTCATGGGCAAGGCAGGCCCCGACAAGCTCAGCCTGCGCGAGCGCGACAAGGAGCCGGTACCGTTCGACCTGGGAACGATCGACTTGGCCGATCGCACCGGTACGCTGGGCGCCATCGCAAAAGTCATCGAGACGGGCTCAATTCCCGCGCGCTTCAGTTCGGGAGAAGATAACCTTCACTCGCTTGCGCTGGTGCAGGCAACCATTATGTCCGCCTCGCGAGGCGGGGAATGGGTCGAGATCGCGGAGGTCATGCAATGAGCGTCGGCGTACAAGAACTTGTGATTTTTCTCGCCATCGGCCTGGTCGCGGGCTGGCTCGCCGGCCTCGTGCTGGGCGGTGGTGGCTTGCTGCGCAACCTGATCGTCGGCGTCATCGGCGCCTTCGTCGGTGGCTGGCTGCTGTCGATGGCCAATATCTCGCTGCCGATCGGTAATGTGCTGGTCAGCCAGATCATCACGGCCACGATTGGTGCTATTGTCGTAATTGCCGTCGCTCGGGTCATCGCGCGATAAGGGCAGGGGAGCCTTGAAACTTCGGCCACGAAAGGCAATCTCTCGCGGAGAGTTTCAGAGGGCGGATCATGGCATTACCAGAGCGGCAAAATACGGGCGGAGGCTTCACCATGGGCGGCAACAATAATCGCGCCATCCTGGTGTTTCTCGGCATCGGCATTCTGGCGGGCTTTCTCGCCAGTCTGATCGTTGGAGGCGGCGGGCTGATCACATTCCTCATCAGCGGGGTGATCGGTTCGTTCGTGGGAGGGTATCTGTTCACGGCGCTGCGGATCGATCTCGGTATCCGCAACGATCTGGTCCGCCAGATCGTGACCTCCACGGTCGGTGCCATCATTGTCGTGCTACTGGCACGGCTGATTGCTTAGAAGTCAGGACATCCCTTGGTCACTCTGATCGACAATTCCGCGCTCAAGCCCCGTCACCCCGAAAAG
Encoded proteins:
- a CDS encoding GlsB/YeaQ/YmgE family stress response membrane protein; translated protein: MSVGVQELVIFLAIGLVAGWLAGLVLGGGGLLRNLIVGVIGAFVGGWLLSMANISLPIGNVLVSQIITATIGAIVVIAVARVIAR
- a CDS encoding SGNH/GDSL hydrolase family protein, which gives rise to MKTILAFGDSLTYGANPMPGGPRHAYEDRWPTRLEAGLGGAARVIAEGLGGRTTASDDWYAAADRNGARILPTLLESHSPLDLVIIMLGTNDLKPAICGSALEASFGMRRLVQIIRGHYAGKGETAPQIILVAPPLICDTENADMIGHFGGIQHAIDQSGQFAVHYARRAQEWNTGFFDASTVARADPLDGVHLDAANTSAIGEGLVPVVKSMLGI
- a CDS encoding pyruvate dehydrogenase complex dihydrolipoamide acetyltransferase translates to MPIDITMPALSPTMEEGKLAKWHVKEGDSVSSGDVIAEIETDKATMEVEAVDEGKIGKIMVAEGTENVKVNAVIAVLLQEGESADAAAAPKAEAPKAAPAAEAPTAEAPKPAAAPAPAATNSNTGSSAPAKVAPAPAKAEGGKVFASPLARRLAKDAGIDVSAISGSGPKGRVVKSDVEAAKSGKTPLKAAAPAAAAASVAGGVAAAGMTKAQVLALYPEGSYELVPNDGMRKVVAARLTESKQTVPHFYLTLDCKIDALLAAREQINAQAPKGKDGKPSYKLSVNDFVMKAWAVALQRVPTANATWAGDSILYHKRSDVAVAVAVPGGLFTPVVKSCDTKTLREISEEVKDLAGRARNKKLAPHEYQGGASSVSNLGMFGIREFAAVINPPHGTILAVGVGEERVYAEAGQVKIANFMTCTLSCDHRAVDGALGAEVLGVFKGLIENPVMMLA
- a CDS encoding Gfo/Idh/MocA family protein codes for the protein MVKAIQVGLGHWGFSWTKEVIPKVPNIHMVGYVDSNPDAIKRVQSELGIDEKRCFLSLEEAAKGVEADLAICTLRTEAHYPVVKRCLELGFNVIVEKPFASTIAQAKELVALAKASGRVLMVSQNYRFQPAPIAAAELIGAQKFGPVNLVSIDFRRHAPSQGYRYWDMPDPLLADMSIHHFDLMRMVLGDEPKRVSCRTWNPDSSPFGHHPIGVATLEFEKGTIVSYRGSWMSSGPVTPWSGEWTMDCSEGEIIWSSRDHFMGKAGPDKLSLRERDKEPVPFDLGTIDLADRTGTLGAIAKVIETGSIPARFSSGEDNLHSLALVQATIMSASRGGEWVEIAEVMQ
- the lpdA gene encoding dihydrolipoyl dehydrogenase, whose amino-acid sequence is MADQYDLLVIGAGPGGYVAAIRGAQLGMKVGIIEREHMAGICSNWGCIPTKALLRSAEIYGHMSHAKDYGLTVEKFGVDIDGVVKRSRAIAAQMNNGVQFLMKKNKVDIIWGEAVITKPGEVKVAPTKKAIVQPQGPVPKNALGEGTYKAKHIIIATGARPRVLPGIEPDGDKIWTYFEAMKPATMPKSLVVMGSGAIGVEFASFYRSMGAEVTIIELLPQIMPVEDAEIAGLARKRLEKRGIKVLTDAKVEKVEKNAGGVLAHVLQKDGSKLQVTGDKLISAVGVQCNIEGLGLETVGVKTERGAIVIDGYGKTNVDGIWAIGDVAGPPMLAHKAEHEAVITVEKIAGLKVHGLDKTKVPGCTYCEPQVASVGLTEAKAKEAGREIKVGRFPFVGNGKAIALGEPDGLVKTIFDAKTGELLGAHMVGAEVTELIQGFVIAMNLETTEEELIHTIFPHPTLSETMKESVLDAYGRALNI
- a CDS encoding GlsB/YeaQ/YmgE family stress response membrane protein, with translation MGGNNNRAILVFLGIGILAGFLASLIVGGGGLITFLISGVIGSFVGGYLFTALRIDLGIRNDLVRQIVTSTVGAIIVVLLARLIA